One Podospora pseudopauciseta strain CBS 411.78 chromosome 4, whole genome shotgun sequence genomic window, AAAGAACATCAGCCGTGCCTTTGAGTTCATCGTCGACGACTATATTGTAAGTTTCCTGGACATGCACCGCGGTATGCCTGCTAAGACGTGATCTCTAGAACCACAACCCAATGGCTCAGAATGGACATGCATCGGCCTGGAGCATCCTTGGAAACATGTGGGGCGGCATTCAACACCGCTACATCCGAAGCACCATCCGCGGCAACATGTCGTGGGTAAACTATTCGGCCCCTGGCTTTGGCACCATTGTCGACCGGTTccggtgggagggaggatgcATTGTCGAGCATGTAAGTGTTTAAGACGCCATGAGAGGCTTGGGTCGAACAGAAGCTAACCCGACGCAGTGGGACCAAGGAGAGCGCTATCCCGCAAGGAAATAAGGGACACTAACATAGGATGTGCCGTAAGGATGTCTTGCTGTATATAAGAACACGAGTACGTGAGAGAGAAATAGTGCTTGTACCCGCTTCCGGCCTATTATTACATGGTGAAAGTGTAGAATAGGTACCTTATTTCAGTAACCCGTGGGCAACCTTGAGAGCATGGATGCTGTCTTCGTCCCACTGCCTTTTCTGTGACAGGACGCCCAAGTACATAAATGTATGTGGACAACCCAAGTACCGCTTGAGAGTGACCATGGTGCCGTTAGCAACAAGTTTCATTGCATAGGCTTCTCCCTCGTCCCGCAGCGGATCCACTTCTGCGGTGCGGATGTAGGTATTACATAACCCACTCCAGTTGGGAGCACGCATGGGGGCAAGCCACCAGTCGGGCCACATCTTTCTGATTTCCGGCAGCTTGTCTCGTGGCATGCACTGGTTGCCAAAATACTTGATCCGCTTCCACGGCAGGACTGGCCCCCGGTGGAACTCGTGGAAGGACGGATAGGGAGATTGGGTGTAGTAGTCGAGACTGAGGCAGTCAGTGGTGGGGGGCACGGTGGGCATGCACAGCTTAAGCTGGATCCCGGCATCTCTAGCCATGTGCTGCAAGACTAGCGAGATGTGACCGCCAGCGGAGACGCCGCCGAtcgagatggagaaggggtCGACGTTGAGGCTGACATGTTCATCACGAACCCAGTTGAGCGCGGCCCATGCATCCTGGATGCACTTGCCCCATATCGTTTCTACCACGACCGAGTCAGAGCTGGCACCCGGCCCGACCAACATTTGTGTGACTGTACCTGGACAATGCCGATAGTTGACATCAACCACGACAACACCTGCCTTGCGCATCACCAAGCACAGACCCGCCTCTGAGTGCAGGTCACCGAGCACAAAGCCGCCTCCGTGGAAGTTTAGGTGCACAGGATAGGGGCCGGGTCGCACAACTCCTCGCTCGTCTTCAACCGGGTGGTAGACTCGCACCGGGATGTTTGTGCCATCTTGCGAGCTGACAACATGGTCACCTACGCCCTTCTCTTTGGAAGAATCGAGAGCACAAGGCGGCTGATGTTTTTGAGGACTTTTGCGAACCTCCTCAATGGGGATTGTGTGGGCGGGCGGTTGCTTGGCGATGACGTCGATGAAATACTGGAGAAATTCGGGGtcgagtttggggaggatgtgctCCTCAATCAGATCCAGTCCATCATTTGTAGGCTGCGACGCTCCTGGTTTTGGCACGGCGTGGCCGGCAAGGGTCGAGTCGAGATTGCTCATTTTGCCTCGTGCAGTTAACAAGAGGGGTTCGGACGGTTGCTGTGTGACTTTAAAATATCACAATGACCGGGACCTTGCAAGTGTCTCCAAATCCCAGTTGGAGATTCGGAtggtcctcctcggccctTGTCGGCTTCCCCACAGTTCGGCACTTATACTCCGCATTACCCCATCATTTGCACAAGTCGCACAACCAAGCAAAACTGTTGCAGCTGGCGGGGTCTACCTGCCTGCTTACTTATCAGCCGCTCGTGCCAGTCAACCGCTAGGCATCGAAGAGATAGGCATCTTCTCAGCCAGAACAGTTCATGTCAAGGCCCTTTATAAGGACAAGCTACGATGTTATATTGCTTGTATTGCTCTTCTTAAGTGAGAGATTTTTATCCAGGGTGCCGTCCTCCCCATCTGCCTATGTACTTCATAAAACCCCACCGCGAAAGCTTGGCTTTGGGCATCACGATCTTCACCTTCCTGAGACCATGATCACAATCGGTTTTCTCGCTTGCGATCCGTTGCCTGCAGCTATTTTCTGAGTAAACAGCAAACCCACTTCtcagcatcaccatcttTATCTTCCCATCAAGAACGAAGCATACCGTCTTGTTGACTACTTTTCGGTCATGGTGACACCTCTCTTCAACTTAACTACCTATCCGAACCAGTGCAATGGCGTCAAGACAGCAAGCTTCGTTGCTTAGGAatcaagatgatgaggaacGAGACTATGAAATGGCACTTCGTAATTTCCAGAGCGGTGCCTATCGCGACTGGCCCAATGAAGCAGGTGTAAGTGACGAGCTCATCATGGATTGAGCAACCATAGTTAACCATGTATGTGATCAGTTTGAGGGCCTTGGTGAGGAACGAGGTCCCATTGAGGTTCCAGTTTCAGGATACATCCCGTCGTGGGCAATTGGCAGTCTCTATCGCACAGGGCCGGGCATCTACACCATCGACGATACTCCCAAAGGAACATACCGCACTGAGCACTGGTTTGATGGCCTGGCGCATACTCACCGCTTCGACATTACCCCCGACCCCGATAATCAAAGCAAAGTCAAAGTATTTTACTCGTCTCGTCGGCAATCGGACCATCTCGTCGAACACATTAGGAAAACTGGAAGTATGAAGTACCTCAGCTTTGGTCAGAAGCGCGACCCTTGCCTCGGATTGTTCTCAAAGGTTATGGGGACGTGGCAAGCTGCGATGATCCCTCACGGGGAGAAATGGATGGAGAATGTCAGTGTGGCTATTTTGCCGAACCCACCTGGACTGGAATCGGAATCAGGCACTTTGCTGCGCAACAAGACTACGGTCGGGAGGGCACCCCAGTCAGGGGGCCACCGAgttcctctcccccaaagTGTGTGGGCAACAACCGACAATAATCTCATGAAGCAAATGGACCCTGACACCCTAGAGCCCATCGGCTTTGCAACACAGTCGGCGTTTCACCCCTCACTCAAGGGGCCTCTTTCATGTGCCCATCCACAAAGAGATCCCGTGAACGGCGACATCTACAACTTCAATCAGGACTTTGGAAGAGAGACTGTCTATCGAGTCTTTTGCGTCAGCGCATCAACGGGCCAGACCGAAATCATTGCCGAGCTGAGGGGAGAAGGTGTGCACGCAGCCTATATTCACAGTTTCTTTCTGACGCAGCACTTCGTTGTTCTTTGCATTCCAGCGTCGCATattggatggggaggagtcAAGATCCCTTGGGCCGGAAATATCGTCGACGCCATGGAGCCTTTTGACGAGTCTAAGAAGATGAAGTGGTTTGTAGTTGACCGCACCAACACAAAAAGAGGGGTTGTGGGACGGTTTGAGTCCGATGCGGGCTTTTTCTTCCATTCGGTGAATGCATtcgaagaggatgatggcagACGGATCGTTTGTGACATGATGCGGTATCGAAACCTCGACGTCATTCAGAAGATGTACTGCGACGTTATATTGCAGAGGGATGGAGCTACCGAGCGGTTTTGGGAAGTTgaggagagggcgaaggGATCAATGCTTAGCCTCACAAGGTTTTCCCTATGTCTGGAACAGAGCAATCCGACGAGATTTGTGCCGGTTGAGAAAGTGTTTGCAATACCTGCTCCGCACGCGGGAGAATTGCCAACAATCAATCCGCTCTTTGCGACACGCAAGCACCGATATATCTACAGCTTGCCTTATCAGGGGAGGAGCACTATGATGGATGGAATTGTCAAGACAGACACACAAACTAGGGAGGTTCTGTTTTGGGATATTCCAAAGGGACACAGTCCTGGCGAAGCTATCTTTGTACCGAGACTACCAACAGGTTCCAACGctgagcaagaagaggatgacggaGTGCTTTTAAGTATTATTCTTGATGGGTTTGACAAAACAAGCTACCTTTTGTGTTTGGATGCAAAGACAATGAAGGAGCTAGGACGCGCCGAGCTTGCATTTGCGATTGGGCTGGGATTTCACGGTGTGCATGTTACTGCAAGTAATAAAGAGATAGAGAGGGTGACTGGATCTTTTACGCGAACATAGTTGAATAAAAAGACGCTGAACGCCCCCATCTCTCCTCGTCCAAACCCCTAGTCTGGTGCTTTCTGAAGCTGAAGCTATATACTTCCAACTTTGCACCTCTTCCACCAAATTTTGGCCTCGCTGTATCAATCCACAATAGctgagggggtttggttAGGCAGGCTGCACGCAGAGGAGTTCAGTTCAATTTGCATGCTGGCATGACAAGCATCAGCTCAAACACATCGCTTTGCTTCTTTCAAGTTCGATTCTCTATAGACAAGTATTAATTTTGTTTCTCTTATCACTGTTGTTACCTGAAGCTATATTCTCAATCATGCATACCATGAGCTTCCCTTGGCTCCTCATGCCAGACTGACATGGTAACAATAGACTTTTGAGTGAATGGGTTGAGGTCACATACCTATGGAACCACCCTTGCGCTTCATCAGCTACATCCCCATTTCCAGCCGCACCCAACACCCACGTAATTGAAGGCCCGGAAATTGAAGGCGTCGCAATCAAGCCTcttgtgggtggtggtgctaaGCGCCGCATCAATCTCAACACTCATATCCAACCCTACCCCAGCTGGGGTGTTGCACGGTTGGCAAAAGGAGGGGCTTCAGCGATCAGACGAACAGGGATGATCTGGAGCCATTTTGAAATAAGGCGGCTGAATTCAGCTGACAAAAGCGAGTAGGTTTGTGCGAGGGATATCGCTGCTGGCGATCGTGTAGGGCTCGCCGATCACTTTGATCCTTTGACATGGTACCGACCCACGGCCGGAACTTGCTTTGTTGGTGTGCGAGTCTCGAGTGCAGCAAACTCCAAGGTGAGAAAATATGCATGTATTGCTGATTACTATTGTGTGTATTGCCATCATGAAATGCAACTGCGATCTTTTCCAGTCCTTCCTTCAATCATCTCAGATCTTTTCCCTTATGGTCTCCTCCCTTACCGAGTTGCCCCCTTCCAGATCCACACGCACCTCTGTGGTCCGCCAGATTTCTGCCTCCCCGTTCTGCCCATTCGGCCCGAGAATGTCCTCCTCGCTCTGCGCCCGGCTGCTGGTCAAGCTCTTCATTCTGATCGCGCCATTGACGTTGCTAACCCCGCTGGTCCCATTCATCCGGCCGTACCCGGTGGCGCCTGTCTTCTTGGTGGACGCGTTGGCAGTCGCCAATCCAAAGTGCTGCAGCACCTGCTGGAAAGGCTTGCGCAGGCAAGGAATGCAAGCGGCGATGAAGGCGACCTGTTCCTCCACCAATGACCACGTACCCATCTGGATGCCCTCCAAGTTGGGGTCTTCGGTAAGACCAAAGTTGGCCGCCATGGTCGCCTTGACGATAGACGCCGCAGAGGCAAAGATACCCAGAGCCATGAGGACACCGATAACAATACGCTCCCGGAGGGGGATCTGAACCTTTCGGAGAAAGGTCACGGGCATGAGGGCGAAGATGACGTCGGTGACAATGTTGAAGCTGGCGATGCAGATCGAGTTGACGCGGATGGCACCCTTGCTCCAGCACTTTGCATCGGcaacaaggccgaggagatcCCACGCGGCGTGGAGGGGAATGCACTGCAGGACGGCGGCCAGGGTGCCGTAGATGCTGACAATTATCTGGAGGGCGATCATGACCCACAGGAAGTGACGGACAGACTTGCGCTGCTCGAGGCGGAGAAGCATGCCGGCGACGGagatcttgatggcggcCATGGACCAGGCCCAGATGGGCTGGGACAGCACGGCAAGCTTGTTGGAGTAGATCACATCGGCGAGGGTAAAGGTCGAGGGGTCACCGCCGAAGGTGTAGGGgacggtgaggatgaggaggatggagttGGTCAGGACGAGGACCCAGGCGGCGCTGATGACATagtcatcccatcccatgtGGAAGACCGGGAAGGATCTCGTCCACAACCGGGCGCTGAAAAGGATGAAGGATATGATGTTGAGGgtgacggcggcggctgTGAAGGAGTGGGCAGCCGTGTTCGCGGCATCGGTGGGTACGGAGGGGATGAGGCTTGGATCAGGTGGCCCGGCGAAGGCTCCCGGAGGAGGGCCGCTGGCGCTTCCCGAGGCGCCCGAAGTTGTTGGCTCCATCGTCCCGGCGCAGTGGCTCACAACACAAACAgcaaaaaaagcaaacagACAGCAGCGAACAAAACgaagggaggtggtggaggatctGCGATGAGATGTCAAGGAGCTGTCATGGCCCTGGGTCTGGGGGATCGGCACGCTCTTATCATCGTCCCAGGGCATCGGTTTCGGTTGGTCACCGAGTCCACCATTGCAACCAAGCAAGATCGGATCTTTCACCCGATTCGCAATCCGGGGCTCCATGTCGTCTCCATGTTGATGGATTCCCATGTTGCCTGCCGCAAATCTAGTGGAGAAATTCCCTCTTGGCCTCGCATTAGCTCAACTGTCGAGGGGGCCAAAGCGCGTCCGAGCACCTGAGGTCTGAACTCTCATGTAGGGGTCCGGACATGTCAAAACAGTCAACGCACTGGTGCAACGACATTCGAGATTGCTCTCTCCACCTCGACGCCATGGGTCCAATGGGATGGTTCCCTGATTGCTAGGAATGCCTCGACGCCTCACCTACCTACAGTGGCAGCTGGGTGCTCTTCGGCGTGTGTGGGCAGGCACGATGGGCCCGCCTGAGGGCAGTATAGTTCCGTAAGTTTTGGTAGCACACAACAGCTTGAGAATACAACCACgaccttttccccctctgtTTTCGACTGTTTGATATACCACACCTTGTGGCACGAACCCACCGTACTGGCGCGCACGTGCTTGGAAAGTTCTGCCGAGGATTCGGGCGGACGAGGCTAGAATTTTGTCTTCCACTAATCTTTAGCGAACATCGTGCCATCTGCAGGAAACGCAATTAAAAAGCAGTCCCAAGCGATGGGATCGAGGTCGTGGTGGAAACGGTGGCGACGGTTCCCCGGGGGCTCCAGTCCTcccaaagaagaaaaggggtcTGGCAAGCAGCAGCGTTGTTCCCTGCCATTGGTCTTCTCAGCGGACGATGCGCTCTGTCCTTGCCATCACGCTGCTTCCTTCGTGCTATGTTTGAAGGCTTGAATGGGCAGGTCTCTAAATTCTCACTGCTGTCGCTTTGACGTTTGACTAGTTGACAGCTGCAGCCCCTTCTCCGCCGCTCTTCCCTCAGACTGTTCTACTCATGCATCCGCGGCCCTCTCCCTACGTACCTTACCTAGGCCTGCCCGGGAATAGTGCCCACCCTGGAGCCGAGTGTCCCGTCATCTGTGCGCGAAATTTTTGAGCACTCGCCGACATTTGGCGCTGAAGCATTTAATGTGTTTCTGCTTCGCTTCTTTGGCCCGACAGTGTTTCGTTCCTGGACCGGGAACAACATGGTgacttttctttccctctcttTTTGACTTGGCA contains:
- a CDS encoding hypothetical protein (EggNog:ENOG503PCRR) — protein: MEPTTSGASGSASGPPPGAFAGPPDPSLIPSVPTDAANTAAHSFTAAAVTLNIISFILFSARLWTRSFPVFHMGWDDYVISAAWVLVLTNSILLILTVPYTFGGDPSTFTLADVIYSNKLAVLSQPIWAWSMAAIKISVAGMLLRLEQRKSVRHFLWVMIALQIIVSIYGTLAAVLQCIPLHAAWDLLGLVADAKCWSKGAIRVNSICIASFNIVTDVIFALMPVTFLRKVQIPLRERIVIGVLMALGIFASAASIVKATMAANFGLTEDPNLEGIQMGTWSLVEEQVAFIAACIPCLRKPFQQVLQHFGLATANASTKKTGATGYGRMNGTSGVSNVNGAIRMKSLTSSRAQSEEDILGPNGQNGEAEIWRTTEVRVDLEGGNSVREETIREKI
- a CDS encoding hypothetical protein (EggNog:ENOG503PSN8), with amino-acid sequence MKFSHIVAVLSAPLAVAALPAAAPEANVVAAAEQDVSSTLLEARQNRRPTPCVRKTDPAPTQEETDARFGEFVEVFVGSRKNISRAFEFINHNPMAQNGHASAWSILGNMWGGIQHRYIRSTIRGNMSWVNYSAPGFGTIVDRFRWEGGCIVEHWDQGERYPARK
- a CDS encoding hypothetical protein (COG:Q; EggNog:ENOG503NYJJ); this encodes MASRQQASLLRNQDDEERDYEMALRNFQSGAYRDWPNEAGFEGLGEERGPIEVPVSGYIPSWAIGSLYRTGPGIYTIDDTPKGTYRTEHWFDGLAHTHRFDITPDPDNQSKVKVFYSSRRQSDHLVEHIRKTGSMKYLSFGQKRDPCLGLFSKVMGTWQAAMIPHGEKWMENVSVAILPNPPGLESESGTLLRNKTTVGRAPQSGGHRVPLPQSVWATTDNNLMKQMDPDTLEPIGFATQSAFHPSLKGPLSCAHPQRDPVNGDIYNFNQDFGRETVYRVFCVSASTGQTEIIAELRGEGVHAAYIHSFFLTQHFVVLCIPASHIGWGGVKIPWAGNIVDAMEPFDESKKMKWFVVDRTNTKRGVVGRFESDAGFFFHSVNAFEEDDGRRIVCDMMRYRNLDVIQKMYCDVILQRDGATERFWEVEERAKGSMLSLTRFSLCLEQSNPTRFVPVEKVFAIPAPHAGELPTINPLFATRKHRYIYSLPYQGRSTMMDGIVKTDTQTREVLFWDIPKGHSPGEAIFVPRLPTGSNAEQEEDDGVLLSIILDGFDKTSYLLCLDAKTMKELGRAELAFAIGLGFHGVHVTASNKEIERVTGSFTRT
- a CDS encoding hypothetical protein (COG:V; MEROPS:MER0034665; EggNog:ENOG503P1JI), with the translated sequence MSNLDSTLAGHAVPKPGASQPTNDGLDLIEEHILPKLDPEFLQYFIDVIAKQPPAHTIPIEEVRKSPQKHQPPCALDSSKEKGVGDHVVSSQDGTNIPVRVYHPVEDERGVVRPGPYPVHLNFHGGGFVLGDLHSEAGLCLVMRKAGVVVVDVNYRHCPETIWGKCIQDAWAALNWVRDEHVSLNVDPFSISIGGVSAGGHISLVLQHMARDAGIQLKLCMPTVPPTTDCLSLDYYTQSPYPSFHEFHRGPVLPWKRIKYFGNQCMPRDKLPEIRKMWPDWWLAPMRAPNWSGLCNTYIRTAEVDPLRDEGEAYAMKLVANGTMVTLKRYLGCPHTFMYLGVLSQKRQWDEDSIHALKVAHGLLK